In Stigmatella aurantiaca, a single genomic region encodes these proteins:
- the cheB gene encoding chemotaxis-specific protein-glutamate methyltransferase CheB, whose translation MTARAPIRVLVIDDSAHNRRTLTQLLGSARDVEVVGEAEHGEEGLRKVLELHPDVVTVDLEMPRLGGYTFLRLLRGTAPTPVIVISSYSHQTDVFKALELGAFDFIAKPQKATPEALESLRVELLEKVRASRLALSRGSRREALQRALGTHEQPPFVVAVAASTGGPPAVQRLLEALAVEPTPCVLVCQHMPAQFTRAFAERLDRIGPFNVTEACEGDRLLPGHVYIAPGGRHMVLEERSGRLELSVPQQVPGDRYAPSADRLFASIARHLGDKALVVVLTGMGSDGAEGAKQIHQAGGEVWAESEETAVVFGMPQEVIATGVVRRVLPLGKIGPALVVRARRRRSSQE comes from the coding sequence ATGACCGCGCGCGCGCCCATCCGGGTGCTCGTCATCGACGACTCGGCGCACAACCGGCGCACGCTGACCCAGCTGCTGGGCTCCGCGCGGGATGTGGAGGTCGTGGGCGAGGCGGAGCACGGCGAGGAGGGGCTCCGCAAGGTCCTGGAGCTGCACCCGGACGTGGTAACGGTGGACCTGGAGATGCCCCGGCTGGGGGGTTACACCTTCCTGCGGCTGCTGCGCGGCACGGCGCCCACGCCGGTCATCGTCATCTCCAGCTACAGCCACCAGACGGACGTGTTCAAGGCGCTGGAGCTGGGCGCCTTCGACTTCATCGCCAAGCCGCAGAAGGCCACCCCCGAGGCGCTCGAGAGCCTTCGTGTGGAACTGCTGGAGAAGGTCCGGGCCTCGCGGCTCGCCCTGTCGCGCGGCTCCCGGCGCGAAGCGCTCCAGCGGGCCCTGGGCACCCACGAGCAGCCGCCCTTCGTCGTGGCGGTGGCGGCCTCCACCGGAGGGCCTCCCGCGGTGCAGCGCTTGCTGGAGGCGCTCGCGGTGGAGCCCACGCCCTGCGTGCTCGTCTGCCAGCACATGCCCGCCCAGTTCACCCGGGCGTTCGCCGAGCGGCTGGATCGCATCGGGCCCTTCAACGTCACCGAGGCGTGCGAGGGGGACCGGCTGTTGCCCGGCCATGTCTACATCGCCCCGGGCGGCCGGCACATGGTGCTGGAGGAGCGCTCGGGGCGGCTGGAGCTGAGCGTGCCGCAGCAGGTTCCCGGAGACCGGTATGCGCCCTCGGCGGACCGGCTCTTCGCGAGCATCGCCCGGCACCTGGGGGACAAGGCGCTGGTGGTGGTGCTGACGGGCATGGGCTCGGACGGCGCGGAAGGGGCGAAGCAGATCCACCAGGCCGGGGGCGAGGTCTGGGCGGAGTCCGAGGAGACGGCGGTGGTCTTCGGCATGCCCCAGGAGGTCATCGCCACCGGCGTGGTGCGGCGGGTGCTGCCGCTGGGCAAGATTGGCCCGGCGCTGGTGGTGCGCGCCCGGCGCCGCCGCTCGTCGCAGGAGTGA
- a CDS encoding response regulator → MTEIKALVIDDSQAMRRSLMHALQRLGGVVCTEAEDGADGLKKFTQGEFDLVLTDINMPLMDGLKLISHIRQTAENRTVPIVVITTESAAADRDRAMALGASAYLVKPVQSKVVLDTVKELLNLH, encoded by the coding sequence ATGACGGAGATCAAGGCGCTGGTGATCGACGATTCCCAGGCGATGCGGCGCAGCCTGATGCACGCGCTGCAGCGGCTGGGAGGCGTCGTCTGCACCGAGGCCGAGGATGGGGCCGACGGGCTCAAGAAGTTCACCCAGGGCGAGTTCGACCTGGTGCTCACCGACATCAACATGCCCCTGATGGACGGGCTCAAGCTCATCAGCCACATCCGCCAGACGGCGGAGAACCGGACGGTGCCCATCGTGGTCATCACCACGGAGTCGGCGGCGGCGGACCGGGACCGGGCCATGGCGCTGGGGGCGAGCGCGTACCTCGTCAAGCCCGTGCAGTCGAAGGTGGTGCTGGACACGGTGAAAGAGCTGCTCAACCTGCACTGA
- a CDS encoding ABC transporter ATP-binding protein translates to MLKVDALEKTYGDVKAVQGLNFRVAPGEVLGLVGPNGAGKTSTLRCLAGILPVSSGRVVVAGHDMAQSPVEAKRTLAFLPDEPRLFEYLTVWEHLNFVARLYGVEDWEPAAQALLKEMELEGKERALPGELSRGMKQKLSIACGFLHKPRLILLDEPLTGLDPLGIRRMKISLRERAERGAALVLSSHLLPLVEELCHRILVIAGGRAVALGSLAEIRTQLTGLEGGSASLEELFIRITSASKP, encoded by the coding sequence ATGCTCAAGGTGGACGCGCTGGAGAAGACCTATGGGGACGTGAAGGCCGTCCAGGGGCTGAACTTCCGGGTGGCGCCGGGCGAGGTGCTGGGGCTGGTGGGCCCCAACGGCGCGGGCAAGACGTCCACGCTGCGCTGCCTCGCGGGCATCCTCCCGGTCTCCTCTGGCCGCGTGGTGGTGGCGGGGCATGACATGGCGCAGTCGCCGGTGGAGGCCAAGCGGACCCTGGCCTTCCTGCCGGACGAGCCGCGTCTCTTCGAGTACCTCACCGTGTGGGAGCACCTGAACTTCGTGGCGCGCCTGTACGGGGTGGAGGACTGGGAGCCCGCGGCGCAGGCGCTGCTGAAGGAGATGGAGCTGGAGGGCAAGGAGCGGGCGCTGCCTGGCGAGCTGTCCCGGGGCATGAAGCAGAAGCTGTCCATCGCGTGCGGCTTTCTCCACAAGCCCCGGCTCATCCTGCTGGACGAGCCGCTCACGGGGTTGGATCCGCTCGGCATCCGGCGCATGAAGATCTCCCTGCGCGAGCGGGCGGAGCGGGGGGCGGCGCTGGTGCTCTCCTCGCACCTGTTGCCGCTGGTGGAGGAGCTGTGCCACCGCATCCTCGTCATCGCGGGGGGCCGGGCGGTGGCGCTGGGGAGCCTGGCGGAGATCCGCACGCAGCTCACGGGCCTGGAGGGCGGCAGCGCCTCGCTGGAAGAGCTCTTCATCCGCATCACGAGCGCGTCCAAGCCGTGA
- a CDS encoding putative ABC exporter domain-containing protein: MSFPRAVAFLWWASLWNRVRKQVERLRRPKYLLGLLVGGVYLYSFFLRRLSLGARSEALTPEAHSLAELSLAGMMMVTLVSAWALGQDRPAVSFTETEIQQLFPAPVSRRALVRYKLARGVVGAGMAAFFSTLFMGRLVTQHPVLFFLGALVTFVTVNLHVVAVSFLRTRLARWGWRGTALRWTVLLGLLAAVGGSVYAAFQAHPFPENVLREKQVWGWLSTLIEGSALQVALWPGRVLVALPMAASLRDFLYTLPMALGLLGVHYLCVLALIVPFEEVVVTRTEEMALRRGQRLARVGHIVLRAPFFRLRPVGRPEVALLWKNLLAARRTGGIDVLFFLALLSLAVPVGVALFLPHALPGVRQTLASIYLAVAALLTFVGPGSFRSDLRMDLPKLDLLRAMPLTGTQVVAAELLAPGLLLAVLQVGLLSLALLMVGEMPGRWSFELWVAAGLGLMPVLPALSLGGLLVQNAAVVLFPAWLPPEGERARGGIEALGQRLLMLAGSLVVILGGLLPAAVAAALVGFTLEVWLGVWALPVAGLTAATGLGLEIVLGIVALGRAFDRMDVSSEGPGAP, from the coding sequence GTGAGCTTCCCGCGCGCGGTGGCCTTTCTGTGGTGGGCGTCCCTGTGGAACCGGGTGCGCAAGCAGGTGGAGCGCCTGCGCCGGCCGAAGTACCTGCTCGGCCTGCTGGTGGGGGGCGTCTACCTGTACTCCTTCTTCCTGCGGCGGTTGAGCCTCGGGGCGCGCTCGGAGGCGCTCACGCCGGAAGCCCATTCGCTGGCGGAGCTGTCGCTGGCGGGGATGATGATGGTGACGTTGGTCTCCGCGTGGGCCCTGGGACAGGACCGGCCCGCGGTCTCCTTCACCGAGACGGAGATTCAGCAGCTCTTCCCGGCCCCCGTCAGCCGGCGGGCGCTGGTGCGCTACAAGCTGGCGCGCGGGGTGGTCGGGGCGGGCATGGCGGCCTTCTTCTCCACGCTCTTCATGGGCCGCCTGGTGACCCAGCACCCGGTGCTGTTCTTTCTCGGGGCGTTGGTCACCTTCGTGACGGTCAACCTCCACGTGGTGGCCGTCTCCTTCCTCCGGACACGGCTGGCGCGGTGGGGCTGGCGGGGGACGGCGCTCCGGTGGACGGTCCTGTTGGGGCTGCTGGCGGCCGTGGGGGGCTCGGTGTACGCGGCCTTCCAGGCCCACCCGTTCCCCGAGAACGTCCTCCGCGAGAAGCAGGTGTGGGGGTGGCTCTCCACGCTGATCGAAGGCTCGGCGCTCCAGGTAGCGCTCTGGCCGGGCCGGGTGCTGGTGGCGCTGCCCATGGCCGCGAGCCTCCGGGACTTTCTCTACACGCTGCCCATGGCGCTGGGGCTGCTCGGGGTGCACTACCTCTGTGTCCTGGCGCTCATCGTTCCCTTTGAAGAGGTGGTGGTCACCCGCACGGAGGAAATGGCGCTGCGCCGGGGCCAGCGGCTGGCCCGGGTGGGGCACATCGTCCTGCGCGCGCCTTTCTTCCGCCTCCGGCCCGTGGGGCGCCCGGAGGTGGCGCTCCTGTGGAAGAACCTCCTCGCGGCGCGGCGGACGGGCGGCATCGACGTCCTCTTCTTCCTGGCGCTGCTGAGCCTGGCTGTCCCCGTGGGCGTGGCCCTCTTCCTGCCCCACGCGCTCCCGGGGGTCCGCCAGACCCTGGCCAGCATCTACCTGGCGGTCGCGGCGCTGCTCACGTTCGTCGGCCCGGGCTCTTTCCGCTCGGACCTCCGCATGGACCTGCCGAAGCTGGACCTGCTCCGGGCCATGCCTTTGACGGGAACGCAGGTGGTGGCGGCGGAGCTGCTCGCGCCGGGGCTGTTGCTGGCGGTCCTGCAGGTGGGGCTGCTGTCGCTTGCCCTGCTCATGGTGGGGGAGATGCCCGGTCGTTGGAGCTTCGAGCTTTGGGTGGCCGCGGGGCTGGGGTTGATGCCGGTGCTGCCCGCGCTGAGCCTGGGCGGGCTGCTCGTCCAGAACGCGGCGGTGGTGCTCTTTCCCGCGTGGTTGCCCCCGGAGGGAGAGCGGGCGCGGGGGGGCATCGAGGCCCTGGGGCAGCGCCTGCTGATGCTGGCGGGCTCGCTGGTGGTGATCCTCGGTGGGCTGCTGCCCGCCGCGGTGGCCGCGGCCCTGGTGGGCTTCACGCTGGAGGTGTGGCTGGGCGTGTGGGCGCTGCCGGTGGCGGGGCTCACGGCGGCCACGGGGCTGGGCCTGGAAATCGTGTTGGGGATTGTCGCCCTGGGGCGGGCCTTCGACCGGATGGATGTGTCCAGTGAGGGCCCCGGCGCGCCGTGA
- a CDS encoding glycerol-3-phosphate dehydrogenase/oxidase, whose product MSDMSSSQARAEVWARLSQSWDLIVVGGGITGAGILREATRAGLKALLIEQKDIAWGTSSRSSKLVHGGLRYLAQGHVLLTYHAVRERERLIREGPGLVDRLDFMLASYTGDRPSIWIFGVGLLAYDLLAGCWDHEYHGAKAFGEQVPQLDRHGLAGGFRYHDAQTDDSRLVLRVMREAVDAGGTVLTYAPATELILEGGQAVGVRVKDMAGSGQVAECRARAVINATGVWADRLRQQVKAPPRMRPLRGSHLIFSAERLPVKEAFTLQHPIDHRVMFVFPWEEMTVVGTTDLDHDLPLDEEPSISAQEVAYLMAAVEARFPTMRITLDDIISSYSGVRPVVNSGKADPSKETRDHVVWSEDGLITVTGGKLTTFRLIARDALKVAGQRLPGFKMPKQNLPLLNRMETTGDGWGSLPEGERRRLAGKYGADALKLIQAAQPGELERIPGCNVLWAELRWAARSEWVVHLDDLLLRRVRLGLLVPAGGQAFLPRIRAICQAELGWDDARWQREEGEYLERWRKHYSVPEASLIPDWRVMLAQSQAIWRPRAPELAAGAVSTASPAPAPAHARD is encoded by the coding sequence ATGAGCGATATGTCGAGCAGCCAAGCACGCGCTGAGGTGTGGGCCCGTCTCTCCCAATCCTGGGACCTCATCGTGGTGGGAGGGGGCATCACCGGCGCGGGCATCCTCCGGGAAGCGACCCGCGCGGGGCTCAAGGCGCTGCTGATCGAGCAGAAGGACATCGCCTGGGGCACCTCCAGCCGCTCCTCCAAGCTGGTGCACGGCGGGCTGCGCTACCTGGCCCAGGGGCACGTGCTGCTGACCTACCACGCCGTGCGCGAGCGCGAGCGGCTCATCCGGGAAGGGCCTGGCCTCGTCGACCGGCTGGACTTCATGCTGGCGAGCTACACGGGCGACCGGCCCAGCATCTGGATCTTCGGCGTGGGCCTGCTGGCGTACGACTTGTTGGCGGGCTGCTGGGACCACGAGTACCACGGGGCGAAGGCGTTCGGAGAGCAGGTGCCGCAGCTGGACCGGCACGGGCTGGCCGGCGGGTTCCGCTACCACGACGCGCAGACGGATGACTCGCGGCTGGTGCTCCGGGTCATGCGCGAGGCGGTGGACGCAGGCGGCACGGTGCTCACCTACGCGCCGGCCACGGAGCTGATCCTGGAGGGCGGGCAGGCGGTGGGCGTGCGGGTGAAGGACATGGCCGGCAGCGGCCAGGTGGCCGAGTGCCGCGCGCGCGCGGTCATCAACGCGACGGGCGTCTGGGCGGACCGGCTCCGCCAGCAGGTGAAGGCGCCTCCGCGGATGCGGCCCCTGCGCGGCAGCCACCTCATCTTCTCCGCGGAGCGGCTGCCGGTGAAGGAGGCCTTCACGCTCCAGCACCCCATCGACCACCGGGTGATGTTCGTCTTCCCGTGGGAGGAGATGACCGTGGTCGGCACCACGGATCTCGATCACGACCTGCCGCTGGACGAGGAGCCGTCCATCTCCGCCCAGGAGGTGGCCTACCTGATGGCGGCCGTGGAGGCGCGCTTCCCCACGATGCGCATCACGCTGGACGACATCATCTCCAGCTACAGCGGCGTGCGGCCCGTGGTGAACTCGGGCAAGGCGGACCCCTCCAAGGAGACGCGGGACCATGTCGTGTGGTCGGAGGACGGCCTCATCACCGTGACGGGCGGAAAGCTCACGACGTTCCGGCTCATTGCCCGGGATGCGCTCAAGGTGGCCGGCCAGCGCCTGCCGGGCTTCAAGATGCCCAAGCAGAACCTGCCCCTGCTGAACCGGATGGAGACCACGGGCGACGGGTGGGGCAGCCTCCCGGAAGGGGAGCGCCGCCGGCTCGCGGGCAAGTACGGCGCGGACGCGCTCAAGCTGATCCAGGCCGCGCAGCCGGGCGAGCTGGAGCGCATCCCCGGCTGCAACGTGCTGTGGGCCGAGCTGCGGTGGGCGGCCCGGTCCGAGTGGGTCGTGCACCTGGACGACCTGCTCTTGCGGCGCGTGCGCCTGGGGCTGCTGGTGCCCGCGGGCGGCCAGGCGTTCCTGCCCCGCATTCGCGCCATCTGCCAGGCGGAGCTGGGCTGGGACGACGCGCGGTGGCAGCGGGAGGAGGGCGAGTACCTCGAGCGGTGGCGCAAGCACTACAGCGTCCCGGAGGCCTCCCTCATCCCGGACTGGCGCGTCATGCTCGCCCAGTCCCAGGCGATCTGGCGGCCCCGGGCCCCGGAGCTCGCCGCGGGTGCCGTCAGCACCGCCAGCCCCGCTCCGGCGCCCGCCCACGCGAGGGACTGA
- the leuS gene encoding leucine--tRNA ligase, which produces MAMNERYEPQSIEGKWQTRWEEAGVFRAGTRPGAPKKYILEMLPYPSGKMHMGHVRNYLIGDVYARYFRMKGYDVLHPMGWDAFGLPAENAAIKDGVHPAVRTQENITSFKEEIRSLGYCYDWAREVNTSKPEYYRWNQWFFIQMLERGLVYRRFSKVNWCTGCHTVIANEQVKDGTCERCDSPVVDKEMPEWAFRITQYSQALLDGLDTLKEWPERVTSMQRNWIGRSEGAEADFAVQGSSEKIRVFTTRIDTVFGCTYVVLAPDHKLVAKVTTPAQQATVSAFVAKMAAASKTDRLAEGAEKEGVFTGAYAVNPFTGQPVPIWIANFVLSDYGTGAVMSVPAHDERDFAFARKYSLPVKPVVQPASGEKLPAGDALEAAYTEDGVLSDSGEFSGVASADARRRLSAKLEAEGRGKATVTYRQKDWGFSRQRYWGTPIPIVYCEKCDTERRGIPVPVDQLPVRLPEIDTQAVLTGKGEPPLAKVASWVNTTCPKCSGPARRETETMDTFVDSCWYFARYLSPQFAEAPFDAAEAKRWLPVDVYVGGPEHAVMHLLYFRFWTRVMKELGLSPVDEPVTRLVTQGIVNGSDGRKMSKRWGNVVAPASIVKKYGADTARAYVMFAGPPERDFDWSDAQVEGSFRFLKRVWTLAASHEAVAGTVHTGPFEGKALEIRRAAHKCLKRVGEAIERLSFNTAIAGIMEYLNALQALGTAETPAEKAAMAEAMRVLAVVLTPFTPHIADEVAEAYGAKAFTVQEAWPDFDPALVVDDEIPYAVQVNGKLRAEIKVPVDAAEADVRAMAEADERVKAAMAGKTLRKFVFVPKRLVNFVVG; this is translated from the coding sequence ATGGCGATGAACGAGCGTTACGAGCCGCAGTCGATCGAAGGTAAGTGGCAGACCCGTTGGGAAGAGGCGGGCGTGTTCCGGGCCGGCACGCGGCCGGGCGCCCCCAAGAAGTACATCCTCGAGATGCTTCCGTACCCCAGCGGCAAGATGCACATGGGGCATGTGCGCAACTACCTCATCGGGGACGTGTACGCGCGCTACTTCCGGATGAAGGGCTACGACGTGCTCCACCCCATGGGGTGGGACGCCTTCGGTCTGCCGGCGGAGAACGCCGCCATCAAGGACGGTGTGCACCCGGCGGTGCGCACCCAGGAGAACATCACCTCCTTCAAGGAGGAGATCCGCTCGCTGGGCTACTGCTACGACTGGGCGCGCGAGGTGAACACCAGCAAGCCCGAGTATTACCGCTGGAACCAGTGGTTCTTCATCCAGATGCTGGAGCGGGGGCTGGTCTACCGGCGCTTCAGCAAGGTGAACTGGTGCACCGGCTGCCACACCGTCATCGCCAACGAGCAGGTGAAGGACGGCACGTGTGAGCGCTGCGACTCGCCGGTGGTGGACAAGGAGATGCCCGAGTGGGCGTTCCGCATCACCCAGTACTCGCAGGCGCTCCTGGACGGCCTGGACACGCTGAAGGAGTGGCCCGAGCGCGTCACCAGCATGCAGCGCAACTGGATCGGCCGCTCGGAGGGTGCCGAGGCCGACTTCGCGGTGCAGGGCAGCAGCGAGAAGATCCGCGTCTTCACCACCCGCATCGACACCGTGTTCGGCTGCACCTACGTGGTGCTGGCGCCGGACCACAAGCTGGTGGCGAAGGTGACCACGCCGGCGCAGCAGGCAACGGTGAGCGCCTTCGTGGCGAAGATGGCCGCGGCCAGCAAGACGGACCGGCTGGCCGAGGGCGCCGAGAAGGAGGGCGTCTTCACCGGGGCGTATGCGGTCAACCCATTCACGGGTCAGCCGGTGCCCATCTGGATCGCCAACTTCGTGCTGTCGGACTACGGCACGGGCGCGGTGATGAGCGTGCCGGCCCACGACGAGCGCGACTTCGCCTTCGCGCGCAAGTACAGCCTGCCCGTGAAGCCGGTGGTGCAGCCGGCGAGCGGCGAGAAGCTGCCCGCTGGGGACGCGCTGGAGGCCGCCTACACCGAGGACGGCGTGCTGTCGGACTCCGGGGAGTTCTCGGGCGTGGCCTCGGCGGATGCCCGGCGCCGCCTGTCCGCGAAGCTGGAGGCCGAGGGCCGCGGCAAGGCGACGGTGACGTACCGCCAGAAGGACTGGGGCTTCAGCCGCCAGCGCTACTGGGGCACGCCCATCCCCATCGTCTACTGCGAGAAGTGTGACACCGAGCGCCGCGGCATCCCCGTGCCGGTGGACCAGCTGCCGGTGCGCCTGCCGGAGATCGACACCCAGGCGGTGCTCACGGGCAAGGGCGAGCCCCCGCTGGCGAAGGTGGCCTCGTGGGTGAACACCACGTGCCCGAAGTGCAGCGGCCCGGCGCGCCGGGAGACGGAGACGATGGACACCTTCGTCGACTCCTGCTGGTACTTCGCGCGCTACCTGTCGCCCCAGTTCGCGGAGGCCCCGTTCGACGCGGCGGAGGCCAAGCGCTGGCTGCCGGTGGACGTGTACGTGGGCGGCCCCGAGCACGCGGTGATGCACCTGCTGTACTTCCGGTTCTGGACGCGGGTGATGAAGGAGCTGGGGCTGTCCCCGGTGGACGAGCCCGTCACGCGGCTGGTGACGCAGGGCATCGTCAACGGCTCGGACGGGCGGAAGATGTCCAAGCGCTGGGGCAACGTGGTGGCCCCTGCCTCCATCGTGAAGAAGTACGGCGCGGACACGGCGCGGGCCTACGTGATGTTCGCGGGCCCGCCCGAGCGCGACTTCGACTGGTCGGATGCCCAGGTGGAGGGCTCCTTCCGCTTCCTGAAGCGGGTGTGGACGCTGGCCGCCTCGCACGAGGCCGTGGCGGGCACGGTCCACACGGGCCCCTTCGAGGGCAAGGCGCTGGAGATCCGCCGCGCGGCGCACAAGTGCCTGAAGCGGGTGGGGGAGGCCATCGAGCGCCTGTCCTTCAACACCGCCATCGCGGGCATCATGGAGTACCTCAACGCGCTCCAGGCCCTGGGGACGGCCGAGACGCCCGCCGAGAAGGCCGCCATGGCCGAGGCGATGCGGGTGCTGGCCGTGGTGCTCACGCCCTTCACCCCGCACATCGCCGACGAGGTGGCCGAGGCCTACGGCGCCAAGGCGTTCACCGTGCAGGAGGCGTGGCCCGACTTTGATCCGGCGCTGGTGGTGGATGACGAGATCCCCTACGCGGTGCAGGTCAACGGCAAGCTGCGCGCGGAGATCAAGGTCCCGGTGGACGCGGCCGAGGCGGACGTGCGGGCGATGGCGGAGGCCGACGAGCGGGTGAAGGCGGCCATGGCGGGCAAGACGCTGCGCAAGTTCGTCTTCGTCCCGAAGCGGCTGGTGAACTTCGTCGTCGGCTGA
- the lptE gene encoding LPS assembly lipoprotein LptE, which yields MARVRVVAWGLLVTGLGCGYRFVPRDSTLPQGLRSVCAPVFHNQTPEPGLETLFTESFRQELVRAGTLGATGACGGTVEGTVTGMSSAPTIVTEPTVENGVTRPAQLASYRAYAEVRLRLVKDGQPIAETAVAGTEDYLPGSGDVLEAEANRLAALRRLSETLMREGYQRLAQNW from the coding sequence ATGGCTCGGGTTCGCGTGGTGGCGTGGGGTCTGCTGGTGACAGGGCTGGGGTGTGGCTACCGCTTCGTGCCCCGGGACTCGACGCTGCCGCAGGGGCTGCGCTCCGTCTGCGCCCCCGTGTTCCACAACCAGACGCCCGAGCCTGGCCTGGAGACGCTTTTCACCGAGTCCTTCCGCCAGGAGCTGGTGCGCGCGGGGACGCTGGGCGCGACGGGCGCCTGTGGGGGGACGGTCGAAGGGACCGTGACGGGCATGAGCAGCGCCCCGACCATCGTGACCGAGCCCACGGTGGAGAACGGGGTGACGCGGCCCGCACAGCTCGCCAGCTACCGCGCCTATGCGGAGGTGCGCCTGCGGCTCGTGAAGGACGGGCAGCCCATCGCGGAAACGGCCGTAGCCGGGACAGAGGACTATCTGCCCGGCAGCGGGGATGTGCTGGAAGCGGAAGCCAACCGGTTGGCCGCGCTCCGCCGTCTCTCGGAGACGTTGATGCGGGAGGGCTATCAGCGGTTGGCGCAGAACTGGTAG
- the rpsT gene encoding 30S ribosomal protein S20, which produces MANTKSAEKRNRQAQKRRARNTAVRTTVKNAVKKARENLTSKDGAKSADAVKEATRTLAKAASKGVLHPRTASRRISRLAKAAAKSAAKAQ; this is translated from the coding sequence TTGGCGAATACCAAGTCCGCAGAGAAGCGCAACCGTCAGGCCCAGAAGCGCCGCGCCCGTAACACCGCCGTGCGCACCACGGTGAAGAACGCCGTGAAGAAGGCTCGTGAGAACCTCACGTCCAAGGACGGCGCGAAGAGCGCGGACGCCGTGAAGGAAGCGACCCGCACGCTGGCCAAGGCCGCCTCCAAGGGCGTCCTGCACCCGCGCACCGCCTCCCGCCGCATCTCGCGCCTCGCCAAGGCCGCCGCGAAGTCGGCCGCCAAGGCCCAGTAG